In bacterium, a single genomic region encodes these proteins:
- a CDS encoding T9SS type A sorting domain-containing protein, producing the protein MNKYSFIVRMFAALACFCLQPFAVADDGKQGLETPMVTSALNRENSNRRTGIHDGNRIRSAFSNFGNLGSRSLNLRGEWPQGSGVNYLFESSFYVGAEVIDANNQVIHIFTDSYTGAPRDWCPADSHTYSWEPLPGFFNQEPTNISNFPAMSHLPHTWPAFWPNRPPEWAGKWIGEMGPWPMADQESYCLIDDRSNDEFAYYPFVASHQDSLPWPNGRRGLGLEVQVRTCQWSDPRLQDAWFAIYDIKNVSHKDLTRVVCGFYHDWDIGAEGNESDAGDDALSFNKPNGLVYQWDLDGRSIHNKPTGWVAQKILQAPDNLGMTSFWGTSSGDVISDDEEAWQIKTSPGTFVPGGELDAAFITGSGYFGLLRGESKRYAIAIVMGKDFETMRLNSRMAQWFFDGGYSFAVHRAELLSPSGGEIVHGAMDIKWKTNSAAGPLLADIFYSIDDWKTWNTIAMDQEDDGVYTWDTNTVEDGINYSIRVIAHNSLGMGQSPSSARLTINNPPAAVPEVFLLSPASEQAISGRYDIRWRAGDADGDAVILNLFYSPDSGRTWQSLAENEMNDGIYSWDTSSLANGNRYALKAVVSDGALEGVHILHGPFRIANDHPAMRSSCIEHVSGSSNAAVGVHVIDPSALTDHTFELTFSLADGITTYHVYDLNAESYVLHNEPLHPDQEGAIFLGVRLWLHDFPEPAPIDSLTGWIAGDANLMPIVEKDPGEGFIALPADLEIRVLGANADTSYSPVPRYQIPVNFQVWNVTDSVRMEFIFEEQGVADGKLSEGDVIKLITNRIGRKYNPSWRIQFHKPVLQEVVLPESGDVALIAMAKPFAATDVYRFKTLPDYFTAVQDKTHPIASFSLQQNYPNPFNAATTIEYHLSAAGAIRLQIFDMLGREVATLVDGYQREGLHRIRWNGIDKTHQPAANGIYVYRITAKDRVETKKMVLLK; encoded by the coding sequence CTATCTGTTCGAGAGCTCTTTTTACGTGGGCGCCGAAGTCATCGACGCGAATAACCAGGTCATCCATATATTTACCGATAGTTATACCGGCGCACCGAGAGACTGGTGCCCGGCTGACTCGCATACCTATTCCTGGGAGCCTCTGCCCGGCTTTTTCAATCAAGAGCCGACCAATATCAGCAATTTCCCCGCCATGAGCCATTTGCCGCATACCTGGCCCGCCTTTTGGCCGAATCGCCCGCCGGAATGGGCTGGCAAATGGATCGGCGAAATGGGCCCGTGGCCCATGGCAGACCAGGAGAGCTACTGTCTCATCGACGATCGAAGTAACGACGAATTCGCCTACTATCCCTTTGTCGCCAGCCATCAGGATTCATTGCCCTGGCCGAACGGCAGAAGAGGATTGGGATTGGAAGTGCAAGTCCGGACCTGTCAATGGAGCGATCCCCGCCTGCAGGATGCCTGGTTCGCCATTTATGACATTAAAAACGTCAGTCACAAAGATTTGACCAGGGTGGTATGCGGCTTTTACCACGATTGGGATATCGGCGCCGAGGGCAACGAGAGCGACGCTGGAGACGATGCCCTTTCTTTCAATAAACCGAACGGTCTGGTGTATCAATGGGATTTGGACGGACGAAGCATTCATAACAAACCAACCGGTTGGGTCGCGCAAAAAATTCTCCAAGCGCCGGACAATCTGGGAATGACCAGCTTCTGGGGCACCAGTTCCGGCGATGTCATATCCGATGATGAAGAGGCGTGGCAGATAAAAACATCGCCGGGCACTTTTGTCCCCGGCGGTGAGCTGGACGCCGCCTTTATCACCGGATCCGGCTACTTTGGCCTGCTGCGGGGCGAAAGCAAACGCTACGCGATCGCCATTGTCATGGGCAAGGATTTTGAAACCATGCGGCTCAATAGTAGGATGGCGCAATGGTTTTTTGACGGCGGCTATTCCTTTGCCGTGCACCGGGCTGAGCTGCTCTCCCCATCGGGCGGTGAAATCGTCCATGGGGCGATGGATATAAAATGGAAAACGAATAGCGCCGCCGGCCCCTTGCTGGCGGATATCTTTTACAGCATCGACGACTGGAAAACGTGGAACACCATCGCCATGGATCAGGAGGATGATGGAGTCTATACCTGGGACACCAACACGGTTGAGGATGGCATCAATTACTCGATCAGGGTGATCGCGCATAACAGTTTAGGCATGGGTCAAAGCCCGTCCAGCGCACGGCTGACCATCAACAATCCGCCGGCAGCAGTCCCGGAGGTATTCCTCCTGTCGCCGGCCAGCGAGCAGGCGATCAGCGGCCGCTATGATATCCGCTGGCGGGCCGGCGATGCGGACGGGGATGCGGTCATCCTGAACCTGTTTTACAGCCCGGACAGCGGCAGGACCTGGCAGTCGCTCGCGGAGAACGAAATGAACGACGGCATTTATTCATGGGACACCTCCTCTTTGGCTAATGGAAATAGATATGCGCTCAAGGCGGTCGTCAGCGACGGTGCTTTGGAGGGGGTACACATATTACATGGCCCCTTTCGCATCGCCAACGATCATCCTGCTATGAGATCATCCTGTATTGAACATGTCTCTGGTTCCAGCAACGCAGCGGTCGGCGTCCACGTCATCGATCCGTCCGCACTGACGGACCATACTTTTGAATTGACCTTTTCGTTGGCCGATGGAATCACCACCTACCATGTTTATGATTTGAACGCTGAAAGCTATGTGCTTCACAACGAGCCCCTCCATCCTGATCAGGAGGGAGCTATTTTCCTGGGCGTGCGCTTGTGGCTGCACGACTTTCCGGAACCGGCGCCCATAGATTCCCTGACCGGTTGGATAGCCGGCGACGCCAACCTGATGCCGATTGTTGAGAAAGATCCAGGCGAAGGATTCATCGCTTTGCCGGCGGACCTAGAAATTCGCGTGTTGGGAGCGAACGCCGACACCAGCTATTCCCCTGTTCCACGATATCAAATCCCGGTCAATTTTCAGGTTTGGAATGTTACTGACAGCGTCAGAATGGAGTTTATCTTTGAAGAGCAGGGCGTGGCCGATGGCAAACTAAGCGAAGGAGATGTTATAAAGCTTATTACCAATCGAATCGGGAGAAAATACAACCCCTCGTGGCGGATCCAATTCCACAAGCCTGTCCTGCAAGAGGTCGTCCTGCCCGAATCCGGCGACGTGGCCTTAATCGCCATGGCTAAGCCCTTTGCGGCCACCGATGTCTACCGGTTTAAAACCCTGCCGGACTATTTTACCGCCGTGCAGGATAAAACGCACCCGATCGCTTCATTCAGCCTGCAGCAAAACTATCCCAATCCGTTCAATGCGGCCACCACGATAGAGTACCATCTATCGGCAGCGGGCGCCATCCGGCTGCAAATTTTCGATATGTTGGGACGCGAGGTGGCGACGCTGGTTGATGGATATCAACGCGAGGGCTTGCATCGGATTCGTTGGAATGGTATCGATAAAACTCATCAGCCTGCGGCCAACGGCATTTATGTTTATCGCATCACGGCCAAAGACCGGGTGGAGACCAAAAAAATGGTGTTGCTCAAATGA
- a CDS encoding PQQ-like beta-propeller repeat protein yields MIRICWAMLFLLTGCQQKVNGPDEKQNERILWTFAVESEIYYSSPALSLNEETVYFGTSSGILAKQAANNALYAVAVATGQVLWKFPLGIKEVRSSPAVCADGSIAFVASERNSAAGPTVRDLLYRLSSNGQLQWTFNINPGLQATVDVGQSAPSVASDGVIYAAAGGLYAINPDGTCKWTQFQPAAEDIRNAPVIGKNGVLYFVYHNIPLTALDPTDGHTLWSCDLGVNDHVLASPAIGADGRIIVATNPGIVYAVAPTGEILWSFDTASIGYTCTLRSSPAIDEDGTIYLGTNTGNPASIFLALNPNGTVKWIFEPANLPGEVSSSHFDIYSSPAIGADGIIYFGQEFGRVYGLYPQNGEIQWMVETKSGITWSSPALSSAGTLFISDLSGRLYAIKTASQGLKAQAPWPKFKHDNQNSGAAGQ; encoded by the coding sequence ATGATCCGAATCTGCTGGGCGATGCTTTTTTTGCTGACAGGATGTCAGCAAAAAGTCAATGGTCCGGATGAAAAACAAAACGAACGCATTCTATGGACCTTTGCAGTTGAATCGGAGATCTATTACAGTTCACCGGCGCTCAGCCTGAACGAGGAAACCGTCTATTTCGGCACCTCATCCGGCATCCTGGCAAAACAGGCTGCCAACAACGCCCTTTATGCCGTTGCGGTTGCTACAGGTCAAGTCCTATGGAAATTTCCTTTGGGCATCAAGGAAGTCCGCTCCTCTCCTGCAGTCTGTGCGGACGGATCGATCGCCTTTGTCGCCTCTGAACGAAATTCCGCGGCTGGGCCAACCGTGCGCGACCTTTTGTATCGGCTCTCCTCCAACGGTCAGTTGCAATGGACCTTTAACATTAATCCGGGGTTACAGGCGACGGTCGATGTCGGTCAGTCCGCTCCCAGCGTCGCCTCCGACGGCGTTATCTATGCGGCAGCCGGCGGGCTTTACGCGATCAATCCCGACGGTACCTGCAAATGGACGCAATTCCAGCCGGCTGCAGAGGACATTCGCAATGCTCCGGTCATCGGCAAAAACGGCGTGCTCTACTTTGTCTATCACAACATTCCGCTCACCGCACTGGATCCGACCGATGGGCACACGCTCTGGTCCTGTGATCTCGGCGTCAACGATCATGTATTGGCGTCTCCTGCCATCGGAGCGGATGGACGGATTATCGTGGCGACAAACCCGGGAATCGTCTATGCCGTCGCTCCAACTGGTGAGATTCTATGGTCCTTTGACACCGCTTCCATCGGCTACACCTGCACCCTGCGTTCCTCGCCCGCGATCGATGAGGATGGCACGATCTATCTTGGCACCAACACCGGCAACCCCGCATCCATCTTTCTTGCCTTGAATCCCAATGGAACCGTGAAATGGATTTTTGAACCAGCGAATCTGCCGGGCGAGGTGTCATCCAGCCACTTTGACATTTACTCTTCACCGGCCATTGGTGCAGATGGGATCATTTACTTTGGACAGGAATTCGGCCGGGTGTACGGACTTTATCCCCAGAACGGCGAGATACAGTGGATGGTCGAGACAAAAAGCGGGATCACCTGGAGTTCGCCGGCTTTGAGTTCGGCGGGAACGCTGTTTATCAGCGATTTATCCGGCCGCCTCTATGCAATCAAGACCGCCAGCCAAGGTCTGAAAGCGCAGGCGCCATGGCCCAAGTTCAAGCACGACAATCAGAACAGCGGCGCTGCGGGTCAATGA